One Candidatus Neomarinimicrobiota bacterium DNA segment encodes these proteins:
- a CDS encoding DUF2085 domain-containing protein, with translation MEALLHSVAKDLFSLFCHQNPDLLLRVGGEPLPICTRCGCIYVGVFLTWAVASLFRRHTIPWSVGMALVAILVVEWLTANLGLRAASEVSRALAGLAGGAGAVIVLLPYSRIIGRRIITSAGLVLVGTAITTTIHTAALLLILCSFVLFWANAGWVALQIISTSGKKEKYDENQSLDERSDHPRDPGRSSPGVLCHYPPGAKNP, from the coding sequence ATGGAAGCACTGCTCCATTCCGTCGCGAAAGATCTATTCTCTCTATTCTGTCATCAAAATCCAGACCTTTTATTGCGCGTTGGGGGAGAGCCCCTTCCCATCTGCACGCGCTGCGGATGCATTTACGTTGGTGTTTTCCTTACCTGGGCCGTTGCCTCCCTTTTCCGCCGTCATACCATCCCGTGGTCTGTGGGTATGGCGCTGGTCGCGATCCTGGTTGTAGAGTGGCTAACTGCAAACCTTGGCCTGAGGGCCGCTTCAGAAGTCAGCCGGGCGCTAGCGGGTCTTGCAGGTGGTGCCGGGGCTGTGATTGTATTACTCCCTTACAGCAGGATCATCGGGCGCCGGATTATCACCAGCGCGGGATTGGTTCTGGTCGGAACCGCAATTACAACCACCATCCACACCGCGGCTCTCTTGCTGATCCTGTGCTCATTCGTCCTATTCTGGGCAAATGCCGGCTGGGTTGCTCTGCAAATCATATCCACATCAGGGAAGAAGGAGAAGTATGATGAAAATCAATCGCTGGACGAAAGATCGGATCACCCTCGTGATCCTGGCAGGTCTTCTCCTGGGGTGCTATGCCACTACCCACCGGGGGCCAAGAACCCTTGA